The Lycium barbarum isolate Lr01 chromosome 10, ASM1917538v2, whole genome shotgun sequence genome includes a region encoding these proteins:
- the LOC132615714 gene encoding endoribonuclease Dicer homolog 2-like, translating into MEPADVEVSEIQQLSANPLPFARSYQLEALETSLKQNTIVYLETGSGKTLIAIMLLRSYAYLLRKPSPYIAVFLVPTVVLVTQQGDSISMHTDLKVGTYWGEMGVDYWNAATWQQEVEDHEVLVMTPAILLAALRHSFLKIEMIKVIIFDECHNARGRHSYACIMKEFYHRQLTGESAQLPRIFGMTASPIKSKGSGTADSYWQKIRDLENLMHSKVYTCVSESVLAEYIPFSNMKLKIYQNVNISCTLFHSLAHDLKRLKEKHERSISKSNLSYMSAGSATRRLRKLYSAFLFCLSEMGAWLAFKAAEFLSRAENEFFSWGELDVCAQTIVRGFSLGASKVFLSRLPSGSHWSIGGDIQANTDAGYLTPKVTCLIESLLEYRDLKDLRCIIFVERIITAIVLRSLLNELLPELTGWRTEYTAGHTSVVQSQSRKTQNKIVEEFRKGLVNIIVATSILEEGLDVQSCNLVVRFDPSTTVCSFIQSRGRARMQNSDFLLMIGSGDSSTLTRMQNYMASGEIMRQESLRHASIPCSPLDDELLVEPCYKVESTGAVVTLSSSVSLLYFYCSRLPSDGYFKPNPRCVIDNETETCTLHLPKSCPLQRTISVQGNVKILKQLACLEACKELHHMGALTDNLVPDIVEEEAINKELECQIHTVEESKYFPPELVSHCGNDSEAVYYCYLVELEQESYNDFPLHGIILAVRKRLTFDDEILAFDLDVDRGRRLQVQVQLNYSKVVTLTSEEIRRCQRFQVSVFRILLDRDLSKLQGALAAAVQSPIGSAVSDYLLLPSLGSTPEINWKCVNSLLFPSHVLADKHMDCRSTQGSKRSVYTKTGVVCSCLLENSLVCTPHNGHIYCITGFLDNLDCNSLLDMRTGESFTYKEYYKKRHGIKICFEGEPLLRGKHICKVQNYLQRCRTQKAKDSTDSSVELPPELCSLIMSPVSIFTLYTYSYVPSIMHRIESLVMASNLKRMHLDDCTLNVFIPTATVLEAMTTKKCLEKFHLESLETLGDSFLKYAASIHLFKTYENHHEGLLTVKKNKIISNAALCRLAIARKIPGFIRNEPFDLKTWLIPGDNSQVHKFDEEFLMPSVKIYSRGKLKIKSKRVADVVEALIGAYLSSGGEAAALSFMKWLGLDIDFVDAPMPRHFPMNAEKLVNVRYLESMLHYKFNDPSLLVEALTHGSYMLPEIPRCYQRLEFLGDAVLDYVVTAHLYFKYPGLTPGLITDLRSASVNNECYAHSAVKAGLHKHILHASQDLQRQIYGTVEDFEKLDLVSTFGWEAETTFPKVLGDVIESLAGAIFVDSSFNKDTTFQCIRPLLEPLITPQTIKLQPVRELSELCDQKGYIKKKNVVSRENGVACITVEVEANGVVHKSTCSGRDKIMAKKVASKNVLKSLKECASNA; encoded by the exons ATGGAGCCAGCTGATGTTGAAGTCTCGGAAATCCAACAGCTCTCCGCTAATCCTCTGCCTTTTGCAAGAAG TTATCAGTTGGAAGCCCTGGAGACTTCACTAAAGCAGAACACCATTGTTTACTTGGAGACTGGTTCAGGAAAGACCCTAATAGCGATAATGCTTCTTAGAAGCTACGCGTACCTTCTTCGAAAGCCATCTCCGTACATAGCTGTTTTCTTGGTCCCGACTGTTGTTCTGGTGACTCAG CAAGGAGATTCTATCAGTATGCATACTGACTTAAAAGTCGGAACATATTGGGGTGAAATGGGTGTTGATTACTGGAATGCTGCGACGTGGCAACAAGAAGTGGAAGACCATGAG GTACTTGTTATGACACCAGCGATACTACTTGCTGCTTTGAGGCATAGCTTTCTAAAAATAGAAATGATAAAGGTTATAATATTTGATGAGTGCCACAATGCACGAGGCAGACACTCCTATGCCTGCATAATGAAG GAATTTTATCATCGACAATTAACCGGTGAGAGCGCACAACTTCCAAGAATATTCGGGATGACTGCTTCCCCTATAAAGTCTAAAG GTTCTGGCACGGCAGATAGTTATTGGCAAAAGATTCGTGACCTCGAGAATCTTATGCATTCCAAG GTATACACGTGCGTAAGTGAATCGGTTTTGGCGGAGTATATCCCATTCTCAAATATGAAGCTAAAGATATATCAAAATGTGAATATTTCTTGCACATTGTTTCATAGTTTAGCTCATGACCTTAAAAGGTTGAAAGAAAAG CATGAACGCTCGATTTCAAAGTCAAATCTGTCTTATATGAGTGCTGGATCTGCAACAAGAAGATTAAGAAAACTTTATTCGGCTTTCCTATTTTGTCTGAGTGAGATGGGTGCTTGGCTGGCTTTCAAG GCAGCTGAGTTTTTGTCCCGTGCAGAAAATGAATTCTTTTCATGGGGAGAACTAGATGTATGTGCCCAAACAATTGTTAGAGGTTTCAGTTTGGGTGCATCTAAGGTTTTCTTGTCTCGCTTACCATCTG GGTCACATTGGTCAATTGGTGGTGATATTCAGGCAAATACGGATGCTGGATATTTGACACCCAAAGTTACTTGTCTTATAGAGTCTCTTCTCGAGTACAG GGACCTGAAGGATTTGAGATGCATCATATTTGTTGAGAGAATTATTACAGCAATCGTTCTTCGGTCTCTATTGAATGAGTTGCTTCCGGAACTAACTGGTTGGAGAACTGAGTACACAGCAGGGCATACTTCTGTGGTGCAGTCACAGAGTAGGAAAACCCAAAATAAAATTGTCGAAGAATTTCGCAAGGGTCTG GTGAACATTATTGTAGCGACATCTATTCTTGAAGAGGGCTTGGATGTCCAAAGTTGCAACCTTGTCGTTCGGTTTGATCCCTCAACTACTGTTTGTAGCTTTATACAATCTCGTGGGCGAGCTCGAATGCAAAACTCCGACTTTCTTCTGATGATCGGAAG TGGGGATTCTTCAACCCTCACTCGCATGCAAAACTATATGGCTAGTGGGGAGATAATGCGGCAAGAATCATTACGTCATGCTTCTATTCCATGTTCACCTCTAGACGATGAATTGCTTGTTGAACCTTGCTACAAAGTTGAAAGCACCGGAGCAGTTGTCACCCTCAGTTCTAGCGTGTCATTGTTATACTTCTACTGCTCTAGGCTACCTTCAGATGG GTACTTTAAGCCCAATCCTAGGTGTGTGATTGATAACGAAACAGAAACCTGCACCTTACATCTTCCCAAAAGTTGCCCACTACAAAGAACTATAAGTGTACAGGGGAATGTCAAAATATTGAAGCAACTTGCATGCCTGGAAGCTTGTAAAGAACTTCATCACATGGGTGCCTTGACTGACAATCTTGTTCCTGATATTGTGGAGGAAGAAGCCATCAACAAAGAATTGG AATGTCAAATCCATACTGTTGAAGAATCAAAATACTTTCCACCAGAATTGGTTAGCCATTGCGGCAATGATTCAGAAGCGGTGTACTACTGCTACCTGGTTGAGTTGGAACAGGAGTCATACAACGATTTCCCGCTTCATGGGATAATACTTGCTGTTAGGAAAAGGCTCACGTTTGATGATGAAATATTGGCTTTTGACTTAGACGTTGATAGGGGACGACGCTTGCAAGTACAAGTACAATTAAATTATAGTAAAGTTGTTACGCTTACTTCTGAAGAG ATTCGACGGTGTCAGAGGTTTCAAGTCAGTGTCTTCAGAATTCTTCTTGACCGTGATCTGAGTAAACTGCAGGGTGCTTTGGCTGCTGCAGTTCAGTCGCCTATTGGATCTGCAGTTTCTGATTATCTTTTGCTCCCATCTTTGGGTTCAACCCCTGAAATAAATTGGAAATGTGTGAATTCTTTGCTGTTTCCTTCTCATGTTCTTGCGGATAAGCATATGGATTGCCGTTCTACACAAGGTAGCAAGCGCAGTGTGTACACCAAAACTGGGGTGGTATGTAGCTGCTTGTTGGAGAACTCATTGGTCTGTACACCTCATAACGGACATATATATTGCATTACCGGTTTTTTGGATAATTTGGATTGCAACTCATTGTTGGATATGAGAACTGGAGAATCCTTTACCTACAAAGAATACTACAAAAAACG GCATGGGATCAAGATATGCTTTGAAGGAGAACCACTTCTTCGGGGGAAGCATATTTGTAAAGTGCAAAATTACCTTCAGAGATGTAGAACTCAGAAGGCTAAAG ATTCAACTGATTCATCCGTTGAGTTGCCTCCTGAACTTTGTTCCCTCATCATGTCTCCTGTCTCTATTTTTACCCTTTATACCTATTCATACGTTCCTTCGATCATGCATCGGATTGAGTCCTTGGTTATGGCCTCAAATTTGAAAAGAATGCATTTGGATGACTGCACTCTAAATGTTTTTATCCCAACCGCCACA GTTTTGGAAGCAATGACAACAAAGAAATGCCTCGAGAAGTTTCATTTGGAATCACTTGAGACACTTGGAGACTCTTTTCTCAAATATGCTGCCAGTATACACCTGTTCAAGACTTACGAAAATCATCACGAGGGTCTTTTGACtgtaaagaaaaacaaaatcatTTCCAATGCTGCACTCTGCAGGCTTGCAATTGCTCGTAAAATACCG GGATTTATCCGTAATGAACCATTCGATCTTAAAACATGGCTCATTCCTGGAGATAATTCTCAAGTTCACAAATTCGACGAAGAATTCCTGATGCCGTCAGTAAAAATTTATAGTAGGGGAAAGCTGAAGATTAAAAGTAAGAGAGTAGCTGATGTGGTTGAGGCTCTAATAGGTGCCTACCTCAGCTCGGGCGGGGAAGCAGCGGCTTTATCATTTATGAAATGGCTTGGGCTGGACATTGATTTTGTTGATGCACCTATGCCAAGGCACTTCCCCATGAATGCTGAGAAGCTAGTCAATGTTAGATACTTGGAATCCATGCTACATTACAAGTTCAATGATCCCTCTTTGCTTGTTGAAGCGCTAACTCACGGATCTTACATGCTTCCTGAGATTCCACGATGCTACCAG CGCTTGGAATTTCTTGGGGATGCAGTGTTAGATTATGTTGTTACAGCACATCTCTATTTCAAATATCCGGGACTGACTCCAGGACTCATTACTGATTTGAGGTCTGCCTCTGTAAACAATGAATGCTATGCTCATTCTGCAGTTAAGGCTGGCCTGCACAAGCACATTCTTCATGCCTCGCAAGATTTGCAGAGGCAGATATATGGTACTGTTGAGGATTTCGAGAAATTGGATCTTGTGTCCACATTTGGATGGGAGGCTGAAACTACTTTCCCAAAG GTGCTTGGAGATGTTATTGAGTCCCTTGCTGGTGCGATCTTTGTTGATTCTAGCTTCAACAAAGATACTACATTTCAGTGCATACGACCTCTTCTGGAACCGTTGATTACACCTCAGACAATAAAGCTCCAGCCTGTAAGAGAGTTAAGTGAACTATGTGACCAGAAAGGTTATATAAAGAAGAAGAATGTCGTCTCTCGTGAGAATGGTGTGGCATGTATTACAGTTGAGGTTGAAGCAAATGGTGTTGTTCACAAGAGCACGTGCTCGGGGCGAGACAAAATAATGGCCAAGAAGGTGGCTAGCAAAAATGTGCTCAAGTCTCTGAAGGAATGTGCATCCAATGCATAG